A stretch of DNA from Clostridia bacterium:
GAGCGTTACGAGGATACCGTCACGGCCGTGGCGGACGCCTATCGTCCCGACGCGGATTTGGTCTACACGGCCTTGTCCGCGCAGATGAACGCCAAGTATCAACTCCACTATTTCGGCAAGCGCGAGGCCGTTCGCTACGCGCGCTCCATTCGCGGCGACCTTGCCGTCACCGTCGAGGACGTCAACAGCAGCACGGCCATTCTCAAGGCGGACGGCGTGATGTTCGCCGTGGTCTACGACAGTTACGGCGTAGTCAAATTGCTCTTCCGCGCGGACAAGGAGTATATGGAGTCTTTGCGGCAGGAACACCTCTACGTGGGTTGCTCCGAGGTGCCCAAGTCCAGCTACCGTCAATGGTACTACGCCATTTTGGACAAGAGTTTCACGGACGAGCAATGCGGGGCCATTCTCACCACCGCCTACCAACACGTCGCCGCCAAGAAATAGCGCGGATTTCTCCCAAGGCTACGCCTTGGATTTCACCTACCCATCAAAAAACGCCTTCGTCGTTCGTTTGACGAAGGCGTTTCTTTCGGCGTATATCCTACAATTTTTTTCGTTGTTCCATCGACAGCGCTTTCAGTCCGTTGTCCACGGCCAATTTGCGCAATATGGCCGCCACGGCCCGTTCGAAGGGTTGCCCCACGCGGAAGTCCGCCTCGAAGATGAAGTCCACGCGGTCGTGTTTCAGCAGGTCTTCCACCAGCCCGCGCTTGTCGGGTTGATGCAAAGCGATGCTGTGTCCGCCCGACAGTTTCACCAACTTCATACACGGCACGTCTGTCAGTCCGTCGCCGATATAGATCATATTGTTGAAGTACACGTGGCGGGTGTCCTCGGGGGTAGAGCGGTTGAGGTCGGTGTCGTTGCTGATATCCAATACGCCCTTGTTGATGCGGTAGACGAATTGCGTCTTGGCGGTGTAGTTGACGGCGGTCTTGGGCCACACGGCCTTGCCGTCCTTGTACAAAAATTCGCTGGCGAATATCTCCGTGAAGTGGTGCGCGATGGACGAGCCTTGCACGATTTCCCGCAGGCCCGAACTCAATATATAATGTTCCACGTGCACGCCCGCTTTTTCGCCCACTTCGTTGATATGCTCGAACCATTCCTCCACGCCCTTGTGGTACACGATATCCTTGCCGCATTGCATCAGCATATCGCGCGTAAGGGGCAGGCCTTTTTCCTCGGCTTTTTGTATCATGCAGTACATATAGGCGAGGATGCTGTCCATTTTTTCGCGCTGTGCCATCGAGTTGGCGCTCGCCCAAAACTCGTGCGGCTCGAGGCCCAAAGAGGGGATAAAGGTAAATTCCTGCATATCCCTCGTGGATAGCGTTTTGTCAAAGTCGTACAGCAAGGCAACGGTGGGTTTCATATTACCAATTCTTATAAGTGACGGTGCCGTCCCCCTTGGTGTAGAGGAAATACAGTATGACGGCGGCGATGATGATGTTGACGACGGTCAGGATGGGGATAAAGGTACGGAAGTAGAACTTGTACCATTTGTGGCGGTAGATGAGCATAGCCAGCAGTTCGCCTGCCGCGCCGAACAATATGGCGATGGCGAAGAGGGCTTTGTCGGGTACACGCGCCTCGTACTCGAAGGGCTCTTCCTTTTTGGGCTTCTTTTCTTTCTTGCCTTTCTTGCCCTTTGCGGTTTCCGTTTCTTCCTCCGCGGCGTCTTCGGCCTTTTTGCGCTTGCTCATCATGGCGTCGCTGCGGTTTTTCTGCGCCACCCAGCGCTTCTTATCCGTGCGGATGAGAAAGAAGCCGATGATGCACATCACGGCGAAGAAAGCGCACATGGCGTTGAAATATATGTTCGTTGCGCCAAGTAATACGTTCATCTTGACCTCCTCGGCTGGATAGCCTTTCTATTATTATAAAATGCCGCGACTATTTTGTCAATACGCTCTTTGCGCGCTTGAGACGGATAGTTGATGAAGAGACAATAATAATATTTCATCTTGCTTGTCCAAAGAATTGCCAACTGCGCCGAAATATGCTAAGATGGATATGACAAAAAAAAGACGGCTGGAAAGGAGAAAGATTATGAAAAAATCCAAGCAACAGAAGAAACAATTATGCAGAGTCACCTTCTACGCCCATCCCAGAGAGGCCGTGGAAGAGATGTATCTGTGCGGAGAGAACCACGCTTCGGGCTTGTGGGACGCTTCTTCCGCCACCAAAATGAAACCGACCGAGCAAGGCTTCCGCGCCATCAAGGTATTGCCCGTGGGCGAGCCGTTCGAGTTCAAGGTCTTGCGCACCAACGATTGGTCGGGCGTTGAGAAAGGCGTTTGGAACGAGGAGATCCCCAACCACGTCATCGTCGCCTACAAGGGCCTCGTGGTGGATATGGACATTCCTTCTTTCCGCAAGGACTGATTCTCTATGAACGCAGGCCGTTTCGTGCAAAAATTAGCCGACCTACGGGATACACGGGCCGTCGGCTGGGCGCAGCTCACCGACGCGTTTTCCGCGCTTTCGGATGAGGCCGTGGCCTACGCCCCCTCGGGCGTGGACTACCGCACCGTCACGGTGTCGCAGGTGCCCGTGGAACTGTTTGCCCCCCCACG
This window harbors:
- a CDS encoding DUF1294 domain-containing protein, with product MNVLLGATNIYFNAMCAFFAVMCIIGFFLIRTDKKRWVAQKNRSDAMMSKRKKAEDAAEEETETAKGKKGKKEKKPKKEEPFEYEARVPDKALFAIAILFGAAGELLAMLIYRHKWYKFYFRTFIPILTVVNIIIAAVILYFLYTKGDGTVTYKNW
- a CDS encoding haloacid dehalogenase-like hydrolase, coding for MKPTVALLYDFDKTLSTRDMQEFTFIPSLGLEPHEFWASANSMAQREKMDSILAYMYCMIQKAEEKGLPLTRDMLMQCGKDIVYHKGVEEWFEHINEVGEKAGVHVEHYILSSGLREIVQGSSIAHHFTEIFASEFLYKDGKAVWPKTAVNYTAKTQFVYRINKGVLDISNDTDLNRSTPEDTRHVYFNNMIYIGDGLTDVPCMKLVKLSGGHSIALHQPDKRGLVEDLLKHDRVDFIFEADFRVGQPFERAVAAILRKLAVDNGLKALSMEQRKKL